GGTAAGAGAGCTGGCGCAAGCCCTTGAAATGGATGCTTCTCTGCTGAGCCGCATAGAAAGCGGAGAACGGCTGGCAACAGAAGAACTTTTGCCCAAACTGGCAGAAGTGCTGCGGATGGATATGAACCTGTTGCAGAAAGAATGGCTGACTGCCAAAGTGCTGCGCCAGTTGGAGGGCTATCCTCAATATGCCGAGGAAGTACTGAGTATGGTGATGGAGCGGGTAGAAGTGTATGCCGCCAATGGCGAAACAGTACCTGCAGAATTGGAAACCTCGCTGCATGCTTTGGATGAACTGAAAGCCGCGGTGAAAGCCAAACAGCCTTTGGATGAAACGCAGCTGACACGGCTTCGGGATTTTTTTCATACGAGGTATACTTACCACAGCAATAAAATTGAAGGTAACACCCTCACCCTTCAAGAAACTTCATTGGTGGTGTCGAAGGGAATAACCATTGCGGGTAAAAGTGTAAGGGAGCATCTGGAAGCGGTGAACCACCACGAAGCGGTGGAGTACATTGAAAGTATGGTGCAAAATGGTACACGTATAACTGAACGCCTGATTAAAGAGTTGCATTATCTCATTTTGAAAGGCATCGACAAGCATTGGGCGGGTACCTACCGCAATGTAGAAGTACGCATAAGTGGCAGCGAACATGTGCCTCCTCAGCATTTTGATGTACCCATGGAAATGGAGAAAATGCTGGCTTACTATCAGGAAAACCGGGTACGCATGCACCCCGTGCTACTGGCGGCCGATATGCACCTGATGCTGGTGGGTATTCACCCCTTTATGGATGGCAATGGCCGCACCAGCCGCCTGTTGATGAACCTGATATTGATGCAAGGAGGCTACTACATTGCCAACATCAAGGGTGATTTGACGGACAGGCTGGAGTATTACCAAGCGCTGGAAGAAGCCCATGTGCGGGGTAATACCACGCCATTCAGAAAGCTGGTGGCCAGCACCGTGATGCAAAACATGGAAGAATACCTGTCGTTGATTTAATGCCAGATACCGCACTATGCCAAAGCAGTAAATACAAGCCCGGTAGCCAAGCGCTGCCGGGCTTTTTTGCCGAGTGCTGCACAGCTGCTGATGGGCTGCCGGATGGAAGCGGTAGCTGCCCCGCAGCTGTAGGCTGCATTGGTAATGACCAAGGCGGGGCACTACAAGCGTACAGCCGGAACTGCTGCTGATAATAGTGCTTTGGCTGACAGCCCCTAATGCTATTGTTGAATGGATACAACAACACTTATAACTGCCAAGATTTAATGCCTGTTCCTTTGGGTTGCTTTGGCTACCTTTGCGCCTCAATTTTCGTTTCCAGGCAATTATGATTAGTGTAAAAAATGTAACGCTGGCCTATGGCAAGCGGGTTTTGTTTGATGAGGTAAACATCAACTTCGTAAAGGGGAACTGCTACGGCGTAATTGGTGCCAATGGTGCCGGTAAGTCTACTTTTTTGAAGATTTTGAGTGGAGAAATTGAACCCAACAAGGGTTCGGTGGAAATAACCACCGGCGAACGCATGGCGGTGCTGAAGCAAAACCACTTTGAGTTTGATGAGCAAACAGTACTAAACACAGTGCTGATGGGCCACAAAGTGATGTGGGATGTGATGCATAAGAAAGACGCTATTTACGCCGACCCCGACGCTACCGAAGAAGATTACATGAAGGCGGGTGAACTCGAAGCTGAGTTTGGCGAAATGGGCGGTTACACCGCTGAAAGCGATGCCGCTACACTGCTGAGCAACCTGGGTGTGGTGGAAGCTTATCACCAAAGCCTGATGAAGGACATACCCGGTACCATGAAAGTGCGGGTGTTGTTGGCGCAGGCGTTGTTTGGCAACCCCGATATTTTGTTGCTTGATGAACCGACCAACGGCCTCGATATTGAAACCATCAGCTGGTTGGAAAACTTTTTGGCCGACTACCAAAACATTGTGTTGGTAGTGAGCCACGACCGTCACTTTTTGGATGCCGTGTGTACGCATGTGGCCGACGTGGACCGTGCCAAAATCAAGGTATTTACAGGTAACTACACCTTCTGGTACGAGAGCAGCCAATTGATGGCCCGCCAGTTGAGCGATAAGAATAAGAAAGTAGAAGAGAAGCGTCAGGCGTTGATTGATTTCATTGCCCGGTTTAGTGCCAACGCAAGTAAGAGCAAGCAGGCTACCAGCCGTAAAAAGGCATTGGAAAAACTCACCATCGAAGAGATTGAACCTTCTAACCGCCGTTATCCGGGCATCATTTTCCAGCCGTTGCGGGAAGTGGGCAACCAGATTTTGAACGTGGAAGGATTGTCGAAATCGGTAGACGGCCGTAAGCTGTTTGATAAAGTGACATTTAGTGTGCAGAAGGGTGAGAAGATTGCCTTTTACAGTCGTGACCCATTGGCGGTGACTCAGTTTTTTGAAATCATAAACGGCAATGCCACGGCTGATGCTGGTAAACTGGAGTGGGGTACTACCATTACCAAGGCTTACCTGCCCTTGGAAAACGGAGAGTTCTTCAAAGAAGGCCTGCCCATGATGGACTGGCTGCGTCAGTTTGTGCCTGAGCATGTAACCGATGCTGATGAACCTTTCCTGCGGGGCTTTTTGGGTAAAATGTTGTTTAGCGGCGACGACATCATGAAAAAAGTCAACGTGCTGAGTGGTGGCGAAAAGGTACGCTGTATGCTGAGCCGCATGATGCTTCAAAACCCCAACTGTGTGGTACTTGACCAGCCAACCAACCACCTCGATCTGGAAAGCATTCAGGCATTTAACGAGCAGTGTGTAGAATTCAAAGGCATTGTGCTGCTGACCAGCCACGACCATACATTTATGGAAACCACGGCCAACCGGGTAATTGAGTTGACGCCAAAAGGTATCATCGACAGACTGATGACCTTTGATGAATACCTGGAAGATGAGCGGGTGCATCAGCTTCGGGAAGAATTGTATGCATAAGCATCAACAAACGATATGTGTAAAAGACGGTCAGCCACTGGCCGTCTTTTTTGTGCATACCAAATGCTGCGGATAGGCGTTCAGTATATTGCAACCACTAACTGTGCTTCACTGTTGAAATTTGTTTGCTTCATAGCGGTGTGTATTGTTTGCCTGCTGGCAAGCACTTCCGCATGGGCACAAGTGAGCTCCAACATTCGGGTGAAAAAAATTGCGGTGCAAGTAGCGCCGGCACAGTTGGATAGTTTGAGTGTTGTGCCAGGCAGTTTTCGCATGAAGGGGGCCGACAGCCTGCAATATGTGTGGGATGATGTACGGGCTACGTTGCAATGGATCAAGCCGCCAAATACAGATAGTGTATGGGTGAGTTACCGGGTGTTTCCGTTTGGTTTTGCCAACAAAGTGTACCGCTACCAATACGATAGTGTGGCCAACTTTTTAAAGCCATGCCCGTGCCGAAGCGAAAGAATACCAGCAACAATCAGCAGGGATTTGGCAAGCTCAATTACACAGGTAGTTTTGGCCGCAGCCTGAGTTTTGGTAATGCACAGGATGCCGTGGTGAACTCACTGTTTAACCTGCAGGTAAATGGCATGCTGGGCGACAGCATTGAAATTGCTGCTGCCATTACCGACAACAACATACCTATACAACCTGATGGCAATACACAACAGCTCAATGAGTTTGACCGCATTTGGCTGCAGTTTAAAAAACGCAACTGGACGCTCAGTTTGGGCGACATTGATGTGCGGCAGCAACCCACGTATTTTCTCAGTTATTTCAAACGCCAGCAAGGCATTGCTTTTGAAACTACACAAAGGCTGGGCAAGCAAACGAGCAATACCAGTTTTGTTAGTGCGGCCATTGCCAAAGGAAAATTTACCCGCAATGTGTTCAACGGGCAAGAAGGCAACCAAGGACCATACCGGTTGCGGGGAGCCAATAACGAGCTCTTCTTTGTGATACTGGCCGGTACAGAAAGAGTGTTTATTGATGGCGTACAACTGGAACGTGGTGAAGACCAGGATTATGTCATCAATTACAACACGGCAGAAATCAGTTTTACCCCAAAGCAACTCATCAGCAGAGACAAGAGGATACAGGTAGAATTTGAATATGCCGATCGCAATTACCTCAACTCATTGCTGTATGCTGGCAACGCATTGAAAGTGGGTGAAAAGCTGGAAGTGAACATTGGCATGTACTCCAATGCCGATGCCAAAAACTCACCTATTAACCAAACGCTGGACAATGTGCAGCGGCAGTTTTTGAGCAATATTGGCGACAGTATCAATCAGGCATTTTATCCCGTAGCTGTGCGGGATAGTTTTGATGCGGCGAAAGTATTGTACATCAAAATAGACACGACGGTTGCCGGCCAACCCTATACTTTTTACCGCTACCAAAACATTTACGATACGGCCATGTATAGTCTGGCGTTTAGCGAAGTCGGTACCGGTAAAGGCAACTATACACTGCTGCTAAATGGCGCCAATGGAAAAGTGTTTCAATGGGTGGCACCGGTGAATGGCGTAGCACAAGGTAACTATGAGCCAGTGGCTTTGCTGGTGACGCCCAAAAAACAACAGCTCTTTACGGCAGGTATAAAATACAGTTTGGGTAAAAACACAAAGCTGTTGGCAGAAGCAGGTTATAGTGTGACTGACATCAACACCTTTGCCAGCAAAGACAAATCCAATGATGGGGGATTAGGCATCAAGTTGCAGTTGAAAGATGAACGGACGATACAGTTGGGAAAATCAAGCAAGCTGCTTTCAACAGAGGCCAGGTTTGAGCAAGTGGATGAAAACTTTCGACCATTGGAACGTTTGCGAAGCATTGAATTTTTGCGGGATTGGGGCTTGCCTTTTGATGCGGGCTTTGCCAAAGAGCAATTGCCGGGCTTTACCATGACATTGATTAACAACAAACAGCACAGCATACAATACGATTACAGTGGTTACAAAAGGGGCAATGCGTATAGCGGCAACCGCCACAGTATTGAGCATCGGTTACAACAGCAGGGCTGGGTGGTCAATGATGTGTTGCGATATACTTCGTTTGATGGGTTGGGCATCAATGGCTATTTTTTGAGGCCATCCATTGCTATCAATAAAACTTTTAGCAAGATTAACGCACTGGAGATAGGGGCACAATATCAGTTGGAACACAACCAGGTAAAATCATCTGTTACCGATACTTTACAAGCCAGTAGTTTTTCTTTTACCGATTGGCGGGTGCATGTGCGTAGCAATCAGCAGCAACGCAATCGCTGGTCGCTGCAATGGTTTAGAAGAAGCAACCAGTTTGCACTGGCCAATGGTTTTGTGCCGCAGGATGTGAATGATAATTTTTCGATACAGGTAGAGCTTACCAAAAGCAAACAGCACCAGTTTCGGTTGAATACGGGCTACCGCATGTTGAAAGTAAAAACGGCCGGCATTAGCAATCAGCAATCAGACAATACTTTGTTGGGTCGTGCTGAATATTTGACTCAACTAGCTAAGGGCGCCATCACTGGCAATTTGTTGTATGAAATAGGCGCCGGGCAAGAGCAGCAACGCGACTTCAGTTATATAGAGGTGCCCGCCGGTCGAGGTGAATTTGCTTGGATTGATTACAATAGCGATGCCGTGCCGCAACTCAATGAGTTTGAATTGGCGCAGTTTCAGGATCAGGCAAAGTATATCCGCATATTTACACCTACCAACCGGTTTGTAAAAGCTGCATACAACACCCTTAATGCGAGTATTCAATTGAGTCCAGCCAATGTGTGGCGTAGAGATTCATCGCACCTTAAACGCTTTCTGGCTAAGTGGAATGCCCAAAGCAGTTTGCAAACCACCAGCAAGCGAAAAGAGGATGGCGGTTTTCCATTCAATCCTTTTGCGGGTAGCATCAGCGATACCGCAATCATTATGGCCAATACCAATATTGCCAACACGATTTCATTTAACCGATACAGCACTTCCTGGGGTGTAGATCGACGCAGGTTCGCAACAGCAGCAAAGCATTGCTCACGTATGGTGTGGAAATAAGAACGCTGAATGATGTATCGCTCCGTTGGCGGAAAAACGCTGGCAGACAATGGACCTTTGCCATGCAAGGCAAGCGGGGGAGCAATGAATTGCAAACCCCCAATCCAAAATTCGATAACAGAAACTATGCAGTCACGTACTACGAATTGATGCCATCCATTACCTACACATTGGGGGCCAAATTCAGGGCAACTACTTTGTATAAATGGAATGAGAAAAAAGGGAATGCCAACAGCATTCCGCAACTGAGTACCACTAATAGCTTGCAGGTAGAAAGTAAATACAATCTGGTGCAAAGTGGTGTCTTCACGGCTAAGCTTACTTATTCGTCTATCGATTTTACAGGTACTTCCAATTCTACCGTTTCTTATTTTATGCTCGATGGTTTGCAACCGGGCAAAAACTTTTTGTGGAATATAGATTTCACCAAGCGGCTGGCCAATGCGTTGGAAATAAGTTTTCAATACGAAGGCCGCAAAGCAGGAGAGAGTCGAACGGTGCATGTGGGCCGGGCTTCATTGAGAGCCGTGTTGTAACAAACGCAAAAGGTCAGCTCTTTTCAGAACTGACCTTTGCTCATTTATGGGTGGGATTTACATATTATCCAAACAAACCACCTTTCTTCAATGTGCGAACGCCTTCGCCAATCTTGAATCCATTGTGGTAGATTTCAATTTTGTAATTACCGGTTTGGAAACCTTTATCGCTTTTCCAGTCAAAACTTACGGGTGTTTTCTTGCCGCTTTCGTACTGCACCTGCACCTTAGAAGTGTAGGGCTTGTCGCCTTCTTCACGGGTGGTAAAAACGGTGTTGCTGGCAATAGGGCTGCCATCAGGAGCGGTTACGGTTATGTAAATTTCTTTTTCACCACTTTTTGCCAGGCGGTTTTCATCCAGCTGAAAAGCAATGCGCAATTTGTCGGCACGTTTGGCGGTGGCTGTTTCTTTTTCTTTGCCGGAGCCTTTTTCGTTCAGCGCTGCTATGCTGATGTTAGAAGCCTTGAGGGTGCTGGCAACGTCGGCTGTTTCATCCAGTGTTTTCTGAATGCTTTGCTTTTCATTACGTGTAGCTTCAAGGTCAGCTTCTACCTGTTGCTTTTCTGTAGTCAGTTGCTGATTGTTGGCTACAAGCGTTTGGTTTTCACCTTCCAGGCGGCGTACATCTGCAGCCAGTGTTTCAATCGTACCATTCAGTTGGTTAATCATCTGACGGGCACGTGCTAAATCGGCTGCAGTGGCATTTTTATTATTTACCACCTTGCGGATTTCATTGCGCAGCCGGGCTATTTCCTGGTTGCGTGTATCCAAATTGTCGGCCATGGTTTGGTTTTCACCCATCAGGCTATCGAGGCGGCCCAGCGATTCAGTGTACAGGTTACGTACCTGATCTCTTTCGCTGGTAACCAGTGTGTTCTGGCTGGTAAGTGCACCTACTTGCTCCTGGCTTTTGTTCTTTTCGTAAATGATATAACCCCAGGACAGCAACAAAGCAGCGGCAAGGCCACTATAGATCAACGTACGGTTGTCTTTTTTGGGAGTAGCGCTGTTGTACTCATTCAATTTCATGTCTTCCATATGCTTCGTGTTTTTAGTTCATTGGAAAGGTATGCCAACACCGTGCCAGACCAACTTTTCAACGCTGTTAAAAACTTTCTAATACACCCTTTTTAAAGTTTCATTGCTTTGTTACGTGGCGGTGGATAAAATCATTCTTGATTGGAAAAAAGGTGCTTTCAAATCAGTGTACTGGTTGGAAGGTGAGGAACCTTTCTTTATAGATCAGGTATTGGGCTATGCAGAAAAAAACATTCTGACAGATGCCGAAGCAAGTTTCAATTTGTCGGTGTTTTACGGTCGTGATGCCGATTGGTCGGCCGTAGTGAATGCTTGCCGCCGCTACCCCATGCAATCGCAGCGCCAGGTGGTGTTGCTGAAAGAAGCCCAGTACATGAAGGATATCGAAAAGCTGGAAGGCTATATCGAAAATCCGCTCAGCAGTACAGTGCTGGTAGTAGGCTACAAACAGAAAAAAGTAGACGGCCGCAGTAAGCTGGCCAAACTGCTGAAGCAAAAAGGCGAAGTACTCAGTACCAAAAAATTATACGACAGTGAATTGCCTAACTGGGTAGTGAATCATTTAAAAGCAGATGGTTTTACCATTTCGCAAAAGGCGGTGTATTTACTGGTAGATCATATTGGTAACGATTTGTCTCGGCTGGCCAATGAACTGGAGAAAGTACAAATCAACCTGGGCCAGCGCAAAGAAATTACCGAGGATGATATTGAGAACTTTGTAGGCATCAGCAAGGAGTATAACGTG
The Phnomibacter ginsenosidimutans genome window above contains:
- a CDS encoding Fic family protein, whose amino-acid sequence is MTNKFAHIIKEARIAQKMLVRELAQALEMDASLLSRIESGERLATEELLPKLAEVLRMDMNLLQKEWLTAKVLRQLEGYPQYAEEVLSMVMERVEVYAANGETVPAELETSLHALDELKAAVKAKQPLDETQLTRLRDFFHTRYTYHSNKIEGNTLTLQETSLVVSKGITIAGKSVREHLEAVNHHEAVEYIESMVQNGTRITERLIKELHYLILKGIDKHWAGTYRNVEVRISGSEHVPPQHFDVPMEMEKMLAYYQENRVRMHPVLLAADMHLMLVGIHPFMDGNGRTSRLLMNLILMQGGYYIANIKGDLTDRLEYYQALEEAHVRGNTTPFRKLVASTVMQNMEEYLSLI
- a CDS encoding ABC-F family ATP-binding cassette domain-containing protein; protein product: MISVKNVTLAYGKRVLFDEVNINFVKGNCYGVIGANGAGKSTFLKILSGEIEPNKGSVEITTGERMAVLKQNHFEFDEQTVLNTVLMGHKVMWDVMHKKDAIYADPDATEEDYMKAGELEAEFGEMGGYTAESDAATLLSNLGVVEAYHQSLMKDIPGTMKVRVLLAQALFGNPDILLLDEPTNGLDIETISWLENFLADYQNIVLVVSHDRHFLDAVCTHVADVDRAKIKVFTGNYTFWYESSQLMARQLSDKNKKVEEKRQALIDFIARFSANASKSKQATSRKKALEKLTIEEIEPSNRRYPGIIFQPLREVGNQILNVEGLSKSVDGRKLFDKVTFSVQKGEKIAFYSRDPLAVTQFFEIINGNATADAGKLEWGTTITKAYLPLENGEFFKEGLPMMDWLRQFVPEHVTDADEPFLRGFLGKMLFSGDDIMKKVNVLSGGEKVRCMLSRMMLQNPNCVVLDQPTNHLDLESIQAFNEQCVEFKGIVLLTSHDHTFMETTANRVIELTPKGIIDRLMTFDEYLEDERVHQLREELYA
- the holA gene encoding DNA polymerase III subunit delta codes for the protein MAVDKIILDWKKGAFKSVYWLEGEEPFFIDQVLGYAEKNILTDAEASFNLSVFYGRDADWSAVVNACRRYPMQSQRQVVLLKEAQYMKDIEKLEGYIENPLSSTVLVVGYKQKKVDGRSKLAKLLKQKGEVLSTKKLYDSELPNWVVNHLKADGFTISQKAVYLLVDHIGNDLSRLANELEKVQINLGQRKEITEDDIENFVGISKEYNVFELQHALTQRNMTRCLQIIQYFEGNPKALPIMQLLPTLYSFFSKAYMVFGAGTNDEYQLIKYLGYQGPNPYVKDIISCAKNYRQKGVEQAILLLHEYNLKSIGIHASNVSDANLLKEMVVKMITPTVD